A part of Fimbriiglobus ruber genomic DNA contains:
- a CDS encoding IS5 family transposase, producing the protein MDATVRKPYPTDLTDLQWEIIQVVLPAARPGGRPRSVDLREVLNAIVYVNRSGCQWSMLPHDFPAKSTVYEYFAQWRDDGTWQELLDVLREGYREVHAPSHERTPSAASIDSQSVKGTEHAGGNGYDAGKKIQGRKRSIVVDTLGLLMVVAVTAGHVDDAAAAPTVLEGLDRDAYPRLKVVWADGKYHNHALNGWKDGHPELGWELVIVRRPDGVKGFTLLPKRWVVERTFGWLGRARRLSRNYERLNSSSESMIRVRSIQLILNRMDPQERYPPFKYRVASK; encoded by the coding sequence ATGGATGCGACCGTTCGCAAACCGTATCCGACCGATTTGACCGACCTCCAATGGGAGATCATCCAGGTCGTCCTGCCGGCCGCCCGACCCGGAGGACGCCCCCGGTCGGTGGACCTCCGGGAGGTGCTGAACGCGATCGTGTACGTGAACCGGTCGGGGTGTCAGTGGTCGATGCTCCCGCACGACTTCCCGGCCAAGAGTACGGTGTACGAATACTTCGCCCAGTGGCGGGACGATGGCACCTGGCAAGAACTCCTGGATGTCCTCCGGGAGGGGTATCGGGAAGTCCACGCCCCGAGTCACGAGCGGACCCCGAGTGCCGCGAGCATCGACAGCCAGTCGGTCAAAGGGACCGAACACGCGGGCGGGAACGGGTACGATGCGGGCAAGAAAATCCAGGGCCGGAAGCGGTCGATCGTGGTCGATACGCTGGGCCTGCTGATGGTCGTGGCGGTGACCGCCGGGCACGTCGACGACGCGGCCGCGGCCCCGACCGTACTCGAAGGGTTGGACCGTGACGCGTACCCGCGATTGAAGGTCGTGTGGGCCGACGGGAAGTACCACAACCATGCCCTGAACGGGTGGAAAGACGGCCACCCGGAACTCGGATGGGAACTCGTCATCGTCCGCCGACCGGACGGGGTCAAGGGGTTCACCCTGTTACCCAAGCGGTGGGTCGTCGAGCGGACGTTCGGGTGGCTCGGGCGGGCCCGGCGGTTAAGTCGTAATTATGAGCGACTGAATAGTTCCAGCGAATCCATGATTCGTGTGCGGTCAATCCAGCTGATCCTCAATCGCATGGATCCACAAGAGCGTTATCCCCCGTTTAAATATAGAGTTGCATCAAAATAG